The following nucleotide sequence is from Pseudomonas sp. RC10.
GGAGGCCCGTGCCTGGGCGACCGTGAACAAGCAGTCTGGTGGAGGCGATAAAGCAGGGGGCTCAGGTAAGAAGACATCTGCTTCTGCCAAGGCCCAAGCCAAGTCTGATTCGAGTAAGAGGGCTGCGCAAACTCGGAGCGGCCATGGTCGAGAATCCGAGTCATCGCTGGAAAGTCAGAGTAAAGCGAGCCTCATGACAGAGGCGCGATCTCGCAATGTGTCTGGGCGCTCGAAAATGACCAAAGCCGAGTTAATCCAGGCGCTCCGGAAAAAATGACGCTCTGGTCGGCGCAAGCGTAAGGAAGACAAGGCCTGATGTTCATGCTGAACCTGATTCAAGTCAGTAGGGCTGTCCGCTGAGATTGATCCTCAGCGGACGCCATAGCGAATCACCCTTTGCTGTGTTCTTTGGAGGTCGGAGGCTGCGCGACGCCTCGTGGACCCGCAATGCCCCATATCGCCAACCCAATCACCGGTAGTACGACGATCACGACCGCCCAGCCCAGTTTTGTGCTCGACGATTTGGTCGTACGCCAGACGCTTGCGATTGCCCAGAGGTCAATCAGTAACAGGATCACGCCCATGGCGACCCACAGTAATGATGGTTCCATATCAGACCTCCGATGCCGATCAGACGGCGGGAACAGTTGTTGATGGAGCAGCGGTTTCAAGTTCCGGCACCACGATGTCGTTTCCGCCAGGCGTCAGAATGACCTTGCGGCAGTCTTCCTGCTTCTTGTCGAAAATCTTGTAGCCTTCAGCGGCCTGCTCCAATGACATGCGGTGAGTGATGATCGCCTCAGGCGCGATGTGTCCCAGTTCGATATGCTCAAGCAGCTCTGGCAGAAAACGCTGAACATGGGTCTGCCCCATCTTGAATGTCAGCCCCTTATCGAACGCATCCCCAAACAGGAACCCGTGAATGAAGCCGGAGTAGACGCCCGGCACGCTGACGGTGCCTCCGCGCCTGACTGCCGCGATACATTGGCGTAGCGCCTTGCCGCTGCTGCCTTCGAGTTTCAGGGTGGCAAGTATGGTTTCAGTGGTGCTGCCTTTGGCTTCAAAGCCGACGGCGTCGACCACGCCATCGACTCCGCGCATGCCTGGGGTTTGCCGGATGATGGTGTCAGCCGGGTCGTCGTCTTCATCGAAATTGACCGGGATCACGTTGTAAGTCTGCTGCGCGTAAGCAAGCCGGTAGGGGTGGTGGTCGACCATGAAGATGCGCTCGGCGCCGAGCATGCGGGCAACCGCTGCGCAAAGGAGCCCGACCGGGCCAGCGCCATAGATGGCGATGCTGGAGCCTTGGCCGATGCCGGTGTTGGTGACCGCCTGATACGCAGTGGGCAGGATGTCCGAGAGGAACAGAACCTTCTCATCCGCCAATGTGCCCGGAACCTTGAACGGCCCGGTGTTGGCTTTCGGCACGCGTACGTACTCCGCCTGGCCACCGGGAATTCCTCCATACATATGGCTGAAGCCAAACAGCGCCGCGCCCGGTGGGATCGCTTTCTTGTTCATGATCGCACCACGACCGGTATTAGTCGTTTCACAGGCCGCGAACAGATCCAGCTGGCAGAAGAAGCAGTCTCCGCAGGCAATAACAAACGGGATTACAACGCGATCCCCCGGTTGGACGGCAGTCACGCCTGAGCCTGTCTCTTCGACGATGCCCATGAATTCATGGCCGAAGATATCGCCGTGCTCCACGGTCGGTATCTTGCCGCGATACAGGTGCAGGTCGGAACCGCAGATCGCCGTGGCGGTGACTCGCAGGATGATGTCATCTGGCGCCTCGATGATCGGGTCGGGGACAGTGTCTACCTTGACGTCATGGGCACCGTGATAGGTGAGCGCTCGCATTGTGTTTTCTCCGCTGTTTATTGTGGCCTCTAAAGAGCGGAGCTATAGCGCGTCGGTTAAGTTCACGCTTTCGGATAACCGAGACCTTGTGAGAAAAATCAGCTGGCTATGAAACCCTTCGTTCAAGACTGTTCGTCGGTTCAAATGAATATAACGAGAACAGCTCAGCCGAAGGTCGGTCAAGGATTTGGTGGGCCTCATAGGACGAGCACGCAAGGTTCTTGAGGCCGGCAAAGACCGATCCGAGTTTGAGTCCAGGCTCAACGAATTCGAAGTCATTGGCCCCACGACGGTTGAGATCTTTATGCGTGACGCGCGACAGGTACTGTTCTGAAAACCGCAGACATTTACGTAGGGTGCGCTGGCTGGAAGCTCGCACGGGAATTCGCCCCTGAGTTTGAAGGCGAAGGTACGCATCTGGAACGTTATGCATTACGGTTGGGCGCGGCAGAGATCAACAGCTCCTTCTACCGCCCACACAGGCCTGCAACCTACGCGAAGTGGGCAGCATCCGTAGGCAGCGATTTCCGCTTCTCAGTGAAAATCCCTAAGTCGATCAGCCATGAGAGCCGGCTCGTGGACTGCTCGGAGCTGCTTGATAAATTCTTGTTGGAGATCGCTGCACTGGGTAGCGCGCTCGGCTGCCTGCTGATCCAGCTCCCACCTTCACTCTCATTCGACGCCCGAGTCGCAGGCCGCTTCTTCGAATCGCTGAGAGCTCGCTTTTCCGGGTATGTCGTGATCGAGCCGCGTCATGAGTCCTGGGTGAACGCCCATCAGTTACTGGTCGAGCAACACATAGGACAGGTGGCGGCTGATCCTGCCAGGTTGAGTAATGGTGCGCAGCCTGGTGGCTGGCCGGGAGTTCGCTATTGGCGCCTGCACGGGGCACCTAGAATTTACTACAGCGCTTATGAGACGGCTTGGCTTGAACATCTTGCGAAGAGGATTGAGGCAATGGCGGAGGACGTGCCGACCTGGTGTATTTTCGACAATACTGCTCGCGATGCCGCACTTGGCAACGCGCTGCTCATGCAGCGGTTGCTGAAGATCGGTGGCCGCAATGAGTAAGAACCGCAAAGGTTGTCGCGAGCATCCACCATGATGGTTGAGCCTCAGGTGCCGAGGTAGCGCATCGACGCTCCTCCCTTGGTGACCTGACTAACCAAGTCGATCCAACAAGGGAACATGGCAAAATCACTTTTCTACGTTGAGTAAATGCGCCGTGCTTGAGAGGGCGGCGCATCGGGTCTCAGTTCGCGGCATCACCACCATGAGCTTTTGCCAAGGCCTTGGCATGCTCCAGATGGGCTTTCAACTTTGGTAGGGTTTCAGTAGCGAAGGCTTTCAGATCTGCATCCTTGCCGTTGGAAGATTCCTCTTCGAACAGGGCAATCGTCGCTTCGTGGGCCTTGACCTGGTTATTGGCATAAGCCTGATCGAACGACTTGGCGCTACGCAGTTCCAGGATCATCGCCTTTGCTTTGTCGACCAGCTCGGCACTGTCAGAGACCTCAAGGTTTTTCTTGTCAGCAATGGACTTGAGCTTGGCGTTCGCGGCGGTATGGTCTTTGACCATCATGTCCGCAAAGCTTTTTACATCCGCAGCGCTTCCTTTCTCCTGTGCCAGCTTGCCAGCCTCCACCTCGGCTACGCCTTTGGCGGAAGCGTCTTCCACAAAATCATCGTTGTCCTGCGCTGCGAAGGCGCCTTGCGTGCCCAATCCGATCAGCAGAGTCAGTGCGCAAGTATTCAGTATGTTCGCCATTTTTATTTTCCTCACCATTCCATGATGGGCATGAGCGCCCATGCGCTTGTGAGTGATGGCCATCACGAACGTTCACCCTATTTCCTCAATGGTAGGTTTATAGGGCACTTTTAACCACTGGTCGGTAACACCTTTAGTTTCCAGAACGTCCGTCGTTTGTGTCGGGTCGATTAATTAACAGGGCGCAGGACTCATCGCGGCTCTTTTTCACAACGACATTCAGTAAGAGGACTTAGTCATGGCTGTAACCATTGTGGATGATCTGTTTATTCATGAACTTTCCGACGTCTATGGCGCGGAAATGCAGATCACCAGGCTACGGCGATCGACATGGCAGAGCAACCCTGAATGACTGAGGCGGCGAGCCTTTTAGCCGAGACGCTGGCGGAAGAAAAAGCAGCTTTCGAAACGCTTTCGGCCATTGTTGAGAAGGGCCGGAATCAAGCCGCCAACCTGACAAAAATGATCTTAATTACAGTCCCACCCGCAACTAAGCACTTTGCAACTTACTGAACTATCCAATCAGATTGACAGTGATTAAGTAAATAGCGGTCTGTTTGGATGGATGTCGATAGTGAGGTGCAGAGTCTACCGCCGCTGGTCGATAGAGACTGTTATTTTCGATGGATTGCTAATTGGGATGCGAGTCCTCGTTATGCGTTGTAAGCGTTGCCCGATGTAGATTTACAAAAAAAACCGTGAGCGATTTTGAATCGAAAGATCTTTTTCGCTAAAAAGCTATGGATGGGAGAAATATCATGTTCTTACATAACAAGCGACTTCAATATACGGTACGTGTTGCTGAACCTAACCCTGGTTTGGCCAACCTGCTGCTGGAGCAATTTGGCGGCGCTCAGGGCGAATTGGCCGCTGCGGCGCGATATTTCACACAGGCGTTAGCGGAAGAAGATCCAGGCCGTAAGGATCTGTTGCTGGACATCGCCACTGAAGAGCTCAGTCACCTTGAAATCATCGGCTCCATTATTGTGATGCTGAACAAGGGCGGCAAAGGCAAGCTGGCCGAGGGCGTCCAGGCTGAGGGTGAGCTCTATCGGGATATCAATGGTGCTGGCAACGACTCGCACATCACCAGCTTGCTGTACGGTGGAGGCGCGCCGCTGGTGAACTCCGCAGGGGTGCCCTGGACAGCGGCGTACATCGATACCATCGGTGAACCCACCGCAGACTTTCGCTCCAACATCGCAGCCGAGGCGCGGGCGAAGATCGTCTATGAACGATTGATCAACGTCACCACCGATCCGGGCATCAAAGAAGCGCTGGGCTTTTTGATGACGCGGGAAATCGCCCACCAGCTGTCGTTTGAAAAAGCGCTGCATTCGATTCAGCCGAACTTTCCGCAGGGCAAGCTCCCCGGCATGCCTGAATTCAGCCGCACCTACTTCAGCATGTCCAACGGCGAGCCGAATGTGCGCGGGCCCTGGAACAGCGATGCAGAATTCGAGTATGTCGAGAACCCCCATCCAGCGGTCGATGGTGGGGATGGCACGGCGACGGTTGAGCTCAGTGAAGATGATTCGGTGACCCTGACGATGCTCAAGGAGCGTACCAAGTCTGATCTGGCCTCTGACCCTGTAACAGGTGCGGATCTGGGTTCTGGCTTGGGTCAGGGATCTGAGAAAGATATCGATCCAGCGCTATAAGCACTGAAACGGCGGCAGCAGCAGTGGTTGCTGCCGGCCTCTTGACTGCTTCGATCAGGAAAAAATCATGGCCATTGAATCTGGAAGTTCATCCATCAAAGATCAAAGTGTAGAAGCGCTCATATCCAGCGAACTGGGTCGCTGCGTTCGCAGTTTTGAATCTCAGGCAAACGCCAGTGTGCGTGGCCTGCACACCGCGCTATTTGTTCACCGCTTCAAACGAGGATTGCCTGGCCGGTCGTAGCCTGAGCCAAGCGTTTTTGCCCGTGTCATGCACGGGCTTTTTTTGCTGAGCGAGCCTCGTTGTAAAACGCTGCAAGTCCGCCCACTCAGCTCAGTCGCCACACGAAGACGCGTTGGAAACGCGTGCTTGCGTGCCATCTCGTCATTTGTCCACCATCTCCTTGATGGTGCCCGTAGGGACACTGATCAACGCATATTTGCCTTTGATCTGCACCCATTGCTCGTGTTCGGATGGCGCTTTCAGGTGCCGGCTTTTCCAGTCTTTGACCTCCATACTTTCACGCTGGTACTCATCGGGCACGGGATCGCCAACTTTGTATTCCCTGTCCCCGGTTCCAGGACGATTCAGCGTAACGCTAGGATCATCATCCGCGTAAGAAACGCTCGAAACTGCGCAAAACAGGGTGAGAGCCAAAGCAGCGATGGGTTGTTTGGACGGCATAAGTGATTCCTTTGGTGAGTACATTTTGAAGAGGTGAGCGCTGAGTGTCCGTGCTCCCACATTGAAAGTGGGCGACAGGACACAGCAGGGGTTAGCGGTACAGAGTTGAGGCGGCGTCGACCATCAACAGGGTCACGCCGACGCAGAAAATCACCATTCCCAACATCAGCCTTGGGCGGGAAATGAAGCTGGCCACAGCTCTGGAATTTTTAAAGTCATCCATGGTTTGCATGATGTGTGCTCCACCTGATCGGATGCAGGAATACTCGAACGTAGTCAGGAAGTCCTGGTGTTCAGTCAGTCAATAAAGTTGATCGACTCAGCGCGGTATCGTTCCGAGCAAAAGATCACCGGATCGCCACGAAAGTGTGAATTCTCGGGTTTTTTTCGTCGGGTAAAAAGTGGCAGTGAGCTAACCTAGGCGCTTCTACCACTCCGCATGACGAGACCTCTCATGGACCGATACACCGGTGTCGCTCAGGCCCTGCACTGGCTGACTGTTGCGGCCTTATGTTTCCTGCTGCCATTTGTCTGGGTCGCGGAGAATTTTCCGCCGGGGCCGGTGCGGGTGTTCTGGTACATGGCCCATGAGTCGATGGGCATCAGCGTGTTTCTCATGGTGTTGATTCGCCTCACCTGGCGTTGGCGGCATCGCGCGCCCGCTTATCCAGATGACATCCAACGCGTCACCCGGATGCTCGCGGGGCTCACCCACGGTTTGCTGTACGTCGTGTTATTGGTCATGCCGGTCACGGGTTATCTGATGGCGGGCAACGGGCAGGATGTGCCGTTTTTCAGAATCCTTTCGCTGCCCGGTTTTGCCCATAACGAGCCGCTGGCCAAGTTCGGCGACACGGTGCATGTGTGGTGTCAGTTCGCGGTCTATGGGCTGATTATCCTGCACGTGGCAGGGACGGTCTGGCATGTCGCGGTGCGCCGGGATGGTCTTCTGGACCGGATGCTGCCACCTCAGCGTCGCCCCTGATGCTCAACGTTTTAGCCGGAGCTGCGGGGGGTGCGGCTCTTGCACTGATCCCGGGCAGCATTCCCGTGGAACCAATCCCGTTCTGCGTCGCCTGAATCAATAATCATCAGGAGGCGTGGCATGTGGCGCAGTGATCAGGCAAAGATTCCCCTTGTACCCTCCGCAGGCGGGCATCGGCCTCTGCGCATCGGCATTCTCACCCACATCAAATTTCCCATACGCCAGCCTTTTGCGGGCGGGCTGGAGGCGTTCACCCACGACGTGACCCTCGGTTTGCGTGCACGGGGCCATGCTGTAACCCTGTTCGCCAAAGGCGGCAGCGCGCCTGAGCTGGAGGCAGTGGCCGTTACGGATGAGGAGCAGTGCCGCCATCCCAGCCTGAGCAGCGCCTACGTCGCCGAGCATCATGCCTACCTGAAGGTGATGCAAAAGATCGACGATTACGGCTTCGACGTGATCTTCAACAACAGCCTGCATTACGTGCCGGTGACCATGGCGTCGTTGATTCGCACGCCGATGCTGACGGTCCTTCACACGCCGCCGTTTTTCGAAATGATCAATGCATTGAGTGGTGATCGCCAGACCGGTCGTTTCAGCACGATGTCGGCCGCGAATGCGCGCAGCTGGCGTGATGTGGTCTCGCAGTGCGCGCTGATCCCCAACGGCATCGATTTGCAACACTGGCGGCCTGCGGGCGTGGTGGGCGAGCACGCGCTGTGGTCGGGTCGATTGGTGCCTGACAAGGGCGCGCATTTGGCCATTGATGCGGCGCGTAAAGCCGGCATCCCTTTGCGACTGGCGGGGCAGCGGGTGGACGAGCGTTATTTCAAGGAGCAGATCGAGCCCCGGTTGGGGCCGGGTGTCGAGTACCTGGGCCACTTGCAGCGCACTGAACTGGCGCTCGAATTGGCGAGCGCTGCGGTGGCGCTGGTGACACCGTGCTGGGACGAGCCGTTCGGGCTGGTAGTCGCTGAGGCGCTGGCTTGCGGGACGCCGGTCGCTGCGTTCAATCGTGGCGCGATGGCTGATTTGATCAGCGACGAAGTGGGCTGTCTGGTGCCGCCCAATGACGTGGTCGCGCTGGCCGACGCCATGGTGGTTGCTCGCGGCAAATCGCGATCAGCCTGCCGGACACGGGCTGAGGCCTTGTGGAATCACGACCTGATGCTGGACCGCTACGAAGCCTTACTTGCCGAGGTGGCCGCGCACCATGCCTGAACCCCAAATCGGCTACTACGTCCACCATCATGGCGCGGGTCATGGCGTGCGGGCGGCGCGCATCGCAGAGGCGCTGAACGTGCCGGTGACGCTGATCGGCTCACAATTGCCTGTCGAGTTGCCCGCTGGCGTGCAGCGGTTGGACCTGCCAGGCGACACGGCGGAAGGCATGACGGTCGAACGCTTCGACGTGCTGCATTACGCCCCCTTGGCCGTCGACGGTGTGCGTGAGCGCATGGCAGTGCTCGCTCAGTGGTTTGCCGACAATTGGCCCTGCCTGCTGGTAGTGGATGTGTCAGTCGAAGTCGCGCTGTTTGCGCGGCTGTGTTCGGTCCCGGTCGTTTACATCCGTCAGCATGGTGCCCGAGACGACGCGGCGCACCGCCTGGCCTATGAAAGCGCGAGCGCGTTGTTGGCGCCTTATCCTGCGGCAATGGAAGCGCTCGATACGCCACATTGGGTGCGCGAGAAAACCACCTACAGCGGCTGGCTTTCGCGATTTGCGGGCAACCCTTCCACTTCCCCTGAGCGCGGCCAGGTGCTGATCATCACCGGGCACGGCGGCACCGGCTTGTCGGCGGCGCTGATCGAGGCCGTGGCGCGGCAATGTCCCGAGCGAGCGTTTCGAGTCGCGGGCGGTCTGAAGCCTGGCATGCTGCTCCCGAACCTGCATTGGCTCGGCCCCGTGCCTGATCCGCTGGAGGAAATGCGCAGCGCTGAAATCGTCATCGGCAGCGCCAGCGATAGCCTGGTGGGGGAGGCGGCGTCCCTCGGTTGCCGGTTTGTCGCCATTGCCGAAGACCGCCCGTTTGAAGAGCAACGGCATCAGGCCCGGCGCCTCAATGAATTGAAGGTGGCGATTGGGCTGGAACAGGGATGGCCGCCCGCAACGGATTGGCCCGACATGTTGAATGCAGCGCTCAAGCTTGATCCAGAACGCTGGCGCGATTGGGCAGATGCAGACGCTGCGGCACGTGCCGCCTGTTTCATTGAGCGCACCCTGGAACGGGTGATCAGAAGCCGAGGCGTTTAGGGTTCAGGGCCTGAGCCACCTGCTCAGCGGAGGGCATCTGAATAATCTCGACGCGTTCATCGTCCCAGCGCAGCAGGCCTTGATCCTGAAAGGCGCGCAACCAGCCTTCCATGGGCCAGACACCCCAGCAGCTGTAGAAGCGCCGCGCATTGGCGACGATATCCTTGAAGTGATTCAGCGGCGGGTCGTACGTCGGGTGGTATTGATGGAACGCTGTAGCCGGGTTGTCGAGCAGGGCCACACCTTCCTGGCGTGCCCGGAACGCGAAGTCGGTGTCTTCGCCGCCATAGCCCGTATAGCCCGCGTCGAAACCGCCAATGCGCCCGAACGTGCTGCCGTGGCAGGCGAAATTCAGCGACCAGAACAAGTGATAGGGAAGGGCGCTGCCTGGCCCCTCACGAAACTGCGCCAGCGGATGTTCGACGCCTCGCGCGTAAAGCGTCGCTTCATCCCAACCGGAGCGATTGGCGCCCTCGGGCAGGTAGCGCACCTGGCCCATGTGCAGCGCGTCGGGGGCGCGCTCCAGCCCATCCTGGTACTCAGCCACCAGGTCGTGTGCGGGAATGCAGTCCACGTCGAGAAAGACCCATGACGCTGCCGGGTCAATGGCCATCACGCTGTTGCGCGCCTTGGCCAATGGCAGGCCGCCGGGTTCATTCACCTGCAACGTGTGGATCGGAAACCGGTGACTGTTGAAGGCGCCGGGCGGCTCGTTCATGTGCACGATCCACAGGCCATCCGGGACGAGGCTGGACGATTCCAGACCCTCGATCAGATTCGCCAGATGGGTGCCTCGGCCGTGCACCAGCGTGATTACGTTCATGCGCACCTCTCAGGATCGACACGATACTGATCGCCGCTCACCCGCGCAGTTCAGTCATCCTCACGCGTTGCGTGCCGACAAATCCCGCTGTACCCGCCAGACAAGGTACGCAGCCACGACCGTGGTCGTTGAAAGGATGTAGCCGACCCAGTCGAAATGCTGCAATTTGCCGTCGCTGCCAATCAGGACGATGTGTCCGGCGAGCATCGAGGCAAAGCCTCCCGACAGCTGTTGAATGGCAGCGCTCACGGCGTTGAACGCGCCGCGATGAGAGGGATCGGGCACGCCAGCGACCATGGCCTGGAAGGGAATCAGCCTCGAAAAAATGCCCACGAACAGCACGGTGTTGACCACGATCACCCACGGCAATGGCACGTTGGAGAGGTGTGTGTAGATCGTCACCATGATGATGGTCAGTGCGCTGCCGACGTAGAACACGCGTAACTTGCCGAAGGCATCGGCGGCGCGGCCGATCAAGGGACCGGTGACGATGGTGCTCAAGCCCGTGAACAGATACACGAAGGGCAGGCTGGCGATGTCGATGCCCAGGTTGTTGACCGTGAAGGCGCTGCTGAACGGCATCAACATATAGCCGCCGGTGGTCAGCAGGGCGGTGGCGGCGAAGGCTGCCCAATGCTTGGGCGCGGCCAAGGTGTTGAACAGGTGACGAAAGGCGGTGTGTTCCTGGCGGATCGCGAGGTGATCGGTCACGGGGCGCATCGCCAGTTGAATCACCACGCCACCGGCCGCGCCCATTGCGGCCAACAGCAGGAAGGGCGCGTGCCAGCCCCAGTGGTTGGCGAGGTACAGGCCGACCGGTAGACCGAGGACCTGGCTGGCGGCGAACGCGGTTTGCAGCACTCCCATCACCCGGCCACGGGATTCGGGGGGAAACAGGTCGGCTGCAATCGCCAACACGGTCGAGCCGATCACCCCGGCGAAGATGCCCGTGACAATGCGCGCCAGCAGCAGGGTTTCGAAGCTGGCGGCCAAGCCGCACCAGAGCGTGCCGATGACGAATCCGGCGTAGAAAAACAGCAGCAGTTTCTTGCGGTCGAAGCGGTCAGCGAAGCCTGCGGTGACCAGCCCGGCCAACCCGGCGCTGAACGCGTAGGCGCTGACCACCATGCCGAACTGGCGAGCGGACATGCTCAGTGCGGGCAAAATCATCGCCCCCAGCGGAGCCATGAGCATGAAGTCGATGATGACGGCGAACTGCAGAGTCGCCAGCAGGCCAACCACGAATTTTTGATAACGACTGAACGGGGTCAAGACGGGAGTTGTGGAGGTCATCGATGGGCCTGGCACGGGAATGAGGACAGCAACGTGCACCATCATGGTAGAAAAGCGCCCAACAAAACACCCTTGCTGGCGCGCTTGACGATGTCGAGCCCAACGTTCTTCAGTCTGCGCGCTGCTCAGCTTCTGGCCGACACCTTCAAGAGCACGCGTGACAACTGATCGATTGAGTACGGTTTGTGCAGCAGTTCAAAACCCGCCGACCCATTCTGCGCCAGGACGTGGCTATAGCCGGAAGTCAGTACAACGGGAACATCCGGGAATTGCTCCCGCAGTTGATGGGCCAGTTCCATGCCGGTCATCCCCGGCATCACGACATCAGAAAACACGACATCGAACGCATCGGGAGCCGCTTGCAATGCCGCCAGCGCTTCTTGAGCACTGCGAGCCAGCGTCGGGACGTAGCCCAGCTCCGATAAGGCCTGGACCGCAAAGGTGCCGACATCAACGTTGTCCTCCACCACGAGAACGCGAGTGCCGTGCCCGTCTTCGAGTGCTGCATGGGGCAGCGCTTGCTCGGCGTTTCGATCCTGCGCGTCGACGCGGGGCAGGTAGAGGGTGAACGTCGTGCCTTTGCCCAGTTCGCTGACGACTGCTATTTCGCCGCCGGACTGTTTGGCGAACCCGAACACTTGACTGAGTCCCAACCCCGTGCCTTCACCCACGCCTTTGGTGGTGTAGAACGGCTCGAAGATCTGTTCCAGCTGAGTCGCGGGGATGCCGGAGCCGGTGTCAGTGATGGACACGGCGACGAAAGGCTGGTTGGACGCGGGATGAAGCCGGATGGCAGGCATGGATTCAACGGCGCGCACGGCGATGGAGAGCTTGCCTTCACCCTGCATGGCATCCCGTGCGTTGGCGACCATGTTGACCAGCGCGGTGTCGAATTGGCTGGGGTCGGCATCCACGAAACAGGGCGCATCGGTGAGTTCGATGAGCGTATCGATGCGAGCGCCCGTGAGCGTGTCCATCATGGCCGAGATCGCCCGGACGTTGTCACACGCACTGAACACTTCGGGCTGGAGCGCTTGCCGACGTGCGAACGCGAGGAGTTGCCCAGTCAGTTTCGCCGCACGGTCGACGGTTTCCGAAATGGCCGTCACGTAGCGCACTCTTCGTTCATCGGTAAGCGACGGTCGCATGAGCAGGTCAGTGGACGAGCGGATGACCGTCAGCAGGTTGTTGAAGTCATGGGCCACGCCGCCTGTCAGCTGCCCGACGGCTTCCATTTTCTGCGACTGGCGTAGCGCTTCTGCCTGTTCTTTTTCGGTGGTCACGTGTCGCCCAGCCGCGTAGACGCGACCGTCCTGAAAGGTCCCTGTCCAGCTGAACCACTTGTAGGTGCCGTCCTTGTGTCGCAATCGGAATTCGTACGGCGTGATCAGCGGCTTGTCGAAAATCCCGGTGAACGCCGCAAACGCCGCCAGGAGATCTTCGGGGTGGGTGTAGTCGGAGAACGTGGTGCCGACCAGCT
It contains:
- a CDS encoding termination factor Rho, whose amino-acid sequence is MPRGSKDKYTEEQKRKAKRIEESYEAKGTPKGEAEARAWATVNKQSGGGDKAGGSGKKTSASAKAQAKSDSSKRAAQTRSGHGRESESSLESQSKASLMTEARSRNVSGRSKMTKAELIQALRKK
- a CDS encoding PLD nuclease N-terminal domain-containing protein: MEPSLLWVAMGVILLLIDLWAIASVWRTTKSSSTKLGWAVVIVVLPVIGLAIWGIAGPRGVAQPPTSKEHSKG
- a CDS encoding zinc-dependent alcohol dehydrogenase — its product is MRALTYHGAHDVKVDTVPDPIIEAPDDIILRVTATAICGSDLHLYRGKIPTVEHGDIFGHEFMGIVEETGSGVTAVQPGDRVVIPFVIACGDCFFCQLDLFAACETTNTGRGAIMNKKAIPPGAALFGFSHMYGGIPGGQAEYVRVPKANTGPFKVPGTLADEKVLFLSDILPTAYQAVTNTGIGQGSSIAIYGAGPVGLLCAAVARMLGAERIFMVDHHPYRLAYAQQTYNVIPVNFDEDDDPADTIIRQTPGMRGVDGVVDAVGFEAKGSTTETILATLKLEGSSGKALRQCIAAVRRGGTVSVPGVYSGFIHGFLFGDAFDKGLTFKMGQTHVQRFLPELLEHIELGHIAPEAIITHRMSLEQAAEGYKIFDKKQEDCRKVILTPGGNDIVVPELETAAPSTTVPAV
- a CDS encoding DUF72 domain-containing protein — its product is MYVGCAGWKLAREFAPEFEGEGTHLERYALRLGAAEINSSFYRPHRPATYAKWAASVGSDFRFSVKIPKSISHESRLVDCSELLDKFLLEIAALGSALGCLLIQLPPSLSFDARVAGRFFESLRARFSGYVVIEPRHESWVNAHQLLVEQHIGQVAADPARLSNGAQPGGWPGVRYWRLHGAPRIYYSAYETAWLEHLAKRIEAMAEDVPTWCIFDNTARDAALGNALLMQRLLKIGGRNE
- a CDS encoding DUF4142 domain-containing protein — encoded protein: MANILNTCALTLLIGLGTQGAFAAQDNDDFVEDASAKGVAEVEAGKLAQEKGSAADVKSFADMMVKDHTAANAKLKSIADKKNLEVSDSAELVDKAKAMILELRSAKSFDQAYANNQVKAHEATIALFEEESSNGKDADLKAFATETLPKLKAHLEHAKALAKAHGGDAAN
- a CDS encoding manganese catalase family protein; protein product: MFLHNKRLQYTVRVAEPNPGLANLLLEQFGGAQGELAAAARYFTQALAEEDPGRKDLLLDIATEELSHLEIIGSIIVMLNKGGKGKLAEGVQAEGELYRDINGAGNDSHITSLLYGGGAPLVNSAGVPWTAAYIDTIGEPTADFRSNIAAEARAKIVYERLINVTTDPGIKEALGFLMTREIAHQLSFEKALHSIQPNFPQGKLPGMPEFSRTYFSMSNGEPNVRGPWNSDAEFEYVENPHPAVDGGDGTATVELSEDDSVTLTMLKERTKSDLASDPVTGADLGSGLGQGSEKDIDPAL
- a CDS encoding RcnB family protein encodes the protein MPSKQPIAALALTLFCAVSSVSYADDDPSVTLNRPGTGDREYKVGDPVPDEYQRESMEVKDWKSRHLKAPSEHEQWVQIKGKYALISVPTGTIKEMVDK
- a CDS encoding cytochrome b; translation: MDRYTGVAQALHWLTVAALCFLLPFVWVAENFPPGPVRVFWYMAHESMGISVFLMVLIRLTWRWRHRAPAYPDDIQRVTRMLAGLTHGLLYVVLLVMPVTGYLMAGNGQDVPFFRILSLPGFAHNEPLAKFGDTVHVWCQFAVYGLIILHVAGTVWHVAVRRDGLLDRMLPPQRRP
- a CDS encoding glycosyltransferase family 4 protein, coding for MWRSDQAKIPLVPSAGGHRPLRIGILTHIKFPIRQPFAGGLEAFTHDVTLGLRARGHAVTLFAKGGSAPELEAVAVTDEEQCRHPSLSSAYVAEHHAYLKVMQKIDDYGFDVIFNNSLHYVPVTMASLIRTPMLTVLHTPPFFEMINALSGDRQTGRFSTMSAANARSWRDVVSQCALIPNGIDLQHWRPAGVVGEHALWSGRLVPDKGAHLAIDAARKAGIPLRLAGQRVDERYFKEQIEPRLGPGVEYLGHLQRTELALELASAAVALVTPCWDEPFGLVVAEALACGTPVAAFNRGAMADLISDEVGCLVPPNDVVALADAMVVARGKSRSACRTRAEALWNHDLMLDRYEALLAEVAAHHA
- a CDS encoding galactosyltransferase-related protein, which gives rise to MNVITLVHGRGTHLANLIEGLESSSLVPDGLWIVHMNEPPGAFNSHRFPIHTLQVNEPGGLPLAKARNSVMAIDPAASWVFLDVDCIPAHDLVAEYQDGLERAPDALHMGQVRYLPEGANRSGWDEATLYARGVEHPLAQFREGPGSALPYHLFWSLNFACHGSTFGRIGGFDAGYTGYGGEDTDFAFRARQEGVALLDNPATAFHQYHPTYDPPLNHFKDIVANARRFYSCWGVWPMEGWLRAFQDQGLLRWDDERVEIIQMPSAEQVAQALNPKRLGF
- a CDS encoding MFS transporter — protein: MTSTTPVLTPFSRYQKFVVGLLATLQFAVIIDFMLMAPLGAMILPALSMSARQFGMVVSAYAFSAGLAGLVTAGFADRFDRKKLLLFFYAGFVIGTLWCGLAASFETLLLARIVTGIFAGVIGSTVLAIAADLFPPESRGRVMGVLQTAFAASQVLGLPVGLYLANHWGWHAPFLLLAAMGAAGGVVIQLAMRPVTDHLAIRQEHTAFRHLFNTLAAPKHWAAFAATALLTTGGYMLMPFSSAFTVNNLGIDIASLPFVYLFTGLSTIVTGPLIGRAADAFGKLRVFYVGSALTIIMVTIYTHLSNVPLPWVIVVNTVLFVGIFSRLIPFQAMVAGVPDPSHRGAFNAVSAAIQQLSGGFASMLAGHIVLIGSDGKLQHFDWVGYILSTTTVVAAYLVWRVQRDLSARNA